A window from Bordetella petrii encodes these proteins:
- the tssC gene encoding type VI secretion system contractile sheath large subunit, which yields MSQESPQQQGAAQAAEQAGGSLIDQLIESTRVKPGDDAYSITRQGLEAFVAELLEPNRAKEKVSQGLIDEMIAGLDRKLCRQVDAIMHQEQFQKLESAWRSLKFLVDRTDFRENNRIEILNVSKQALLEDFEDASDITRSGLYKAVYTAEFGQFGGEPFGTIIGNYEFGPGGQDIKLLQSVASVAAMAHTPFIASAGPQFFGMDAYAGLPNLKDLAAVFEGPQYAKWNAFRQTEDARFVGLTLPNFLLRVPYGDDTVPTKQFRYNEDVSGGSKEFLWGNAAFAFASRLSESFAQYRWCANIIGPQGGGTVGDLPVYNYEAMGETQTKIPTEVLISERREFELAEQGFIALTMRKNTDNAAFFSANSVQKPKFFGNNKEGKEAELNYKLGTQLPYIFVVSRLAHYIKVIQRENIGTWKERTDLESELNNWIRQYVADMDNPAAGVRSRRPLRQAEITVSDVEGDPGWYRVGLKVRPHFKYMGASFTLSLVGKLDKS from the coding sequence ATGAGCCAGGAATCTCCCCAGCAACAGGGCGCGGCGCAGGCCGCGGAACAGGCCGGCGGGTCGCTGATCGACCAGCTGATCGAATCGACCCGCGTCAAGCCCGGCGACGATGCGTATTCGATTACCCGCCAGGGGCTGGAAGCCTTCGTGGCGGAGCTGCTCGAACCCAACCGCGCGAAAGAGAAAGTCAGCCAGGGCCTGATCGACGAGATGATCGCCGGCCTGGACCGCAAGCTGTGCCGGCAGGTCGACGCGATCATGCACCAGGAACAGTTCCAGAAGCTGGAATCGGCCTGGCGGTCGCTGAAGTTCCTGGTCGACAGGACCGATTTCCGCGAAAACAACCGCATCGAAATCCTGAACGTGTCCAAGCAGGCGCTGCTGGAAGATTTCGAAGATGCTTCGGACATCACGCGCTCGGGCTTGTACAAGGCCGTGTATACGGCCGAGTTCGGCCAGTTCGGCGGCGAACCGTTCGGCACCATTATCGGCAACTATGAGTTCGGCCCCGGCGGGCAGGACATCAAGCTGCTGCAATCCGTGGCCAGCGTCGCCGCCATGGCGCACACGCCGTTCATCGCTTCGGCCGGGCCGCAGTTCTTCGGCATGGACGCCTATGCCGGCCTGCCGAACCTGAAAGACCTGGCCGCGGTATTCGAAGGCCCGCAGTACGCGAAGTGGAATGCCTTCCGGCAGACCGAGGACGCGCGCTTCGTGGGGCTGACCCTGCCCAACTTCCTGCTGCGCGTGCCGTACGGCGACGATACCGTGCCGACCAAGCAGTTCCGCTACAACGAGGACGTGTCAGGCGGCAGCAAGGAGTTCCTGTGGGGCAACGCGGCCTTCGCGTTCGCCAGCCGCCTGTCGGAAAGCTTCGCCCAGTACCGCTGGTGCGCCAACATCATCGGCCCGCAAGGCGGCGGCACGGTCGGCGACCTGCCGGTCTACAACTATGAGGCCATGGGCGAGACGCAGACCAAGATCCCCACCGAGGTGCTGATCTCGGAGCGGCGCGAATTCGAACTGGCCGAACAGGGCTTCATTGCGCTGACCATGCGCAAGAACACCGACAACGCCGCGTTCTTTTCCGCCAATTCGGTGCAGAAGCCCAAGTTCTTCGGCAACAACAAGGAAGGCAAGGAAGCGGAGCTGAACTACAAGCTCGGCACGCAACTGCCCTACATCTTCGTCGTGAGCCGGCTGGCGCATTACATCAAGGTGATCCAGCGCGAGAACATCGGGACGTGGAAGGAGCGCACCGACCTGGAATCGGAGCTGAACAACTGGATCCGCCAGTACGTCGCGGATATGGACAACCCGGCGGCCGGCGTGCGCAGCCGCCGCCCGTTGCG